From Alloacidobacterium dinghuense:
GAGGAGGATACATGAAGTCCTTTGCAGTATGTTGTCTGCTGATTGGAACTTTCGTCTGTGCCGCGTACGGTCAATCGGCTCTCAATGCAAGAAAGGCAAACCTACTGAGCTGCCTGGATAACTTCCCAGGCTGCAATCATTCACAGTTGACAAGCACGCACGCCAAGCAGATCGCAGCCCTGCACCACGATAAGGCTCTATGGGCCTGCATGGTCGACTACAGCGACTGCAATCGCTCGATATTAGCTCCGGCAGAGCTAAAGGAAGCGCAGGATTCCGCCCATCGTCAGAATCTCCTGTCCTGTGAAACGACTACAGATTTCTGCAACAAAGCTCTCTTGACTCCAGCTGAGACACAGGATGTTGCCGGGATTATCAGCCTGCAAAATCTTGCTAATTGCGAGACGGGGTCAGGCATCTGCAATCACTCGGCGCTGTCGCCCGCCCAGTTGTCTGAAGTGAAGAGTCTCGAGCACGAAAGGAACCTTCTCGCGTGCGAGACCGGGCAAGGTGAGTGTGACAAATCTCTGCTGACGCCCACCGAAGCAAAGCAAGCAGCGGTCATCGCTCACCAAAGAAATTTTATTGCCTGCAAAAGCGGTGAGGGTTATTGCGATACCTCTCAGCTGAGTCCGTCGGAGGCGAAGCAGATTGCCGATACCGCACGCCAGCGCAACGCGTTAGCTTGTGAGGCGGGTGATGCCAGCTGCGATCCGTCTCTGCTGAACGCGAAACAAGTACAACCAACCACAGGCCAGCCCGCTTCCTGAAGGGATGCGAGTTGTACTAGTCTGGTAGGCGCTCTCCTGATGGCATCACAGTCGAATCGCAAGAAGAAAGGAAAGAAATCATGCTAAGGCGGTGCTTCACGGTCTGTTTGCTTACCGGGTTCTCTCTCACTGCCTCTTTCGTTGCAAGCGCTCAGGAAGTGGTCCATGCCTTGTCCGGTACTGTGACCGCAATTAATCCGGCCGCAAAAACAATCGTCGTCAACACCAACGACGGCTCCTTCGGGCTCTTCAACGAACAAACCAAGTCCGATGTTGCGCTCTTGTTTGAGAATGACATTCGCTCCCGCACCATGCCTGCGGACACCTTTAAGGATAAGGGCGCGCAGGTCATCGTGTATTACTTCGGGGGCGGCTTTGGCCAATCCAGCGACCGCACCGTCGTTGCCCTGCAAAACCTGGGGGCCGGACCGATTGAGAAGGACACCGGGACCGTTGTCAAATTCAACAAACATGCGCTGACCATCAAAACCGATTCAGGCTCCGAGGAGACCTTCCAGATCGGCGATACCGCCGTTGCTGAGACCGCAACCGGCGCGGCGCGCGCCGAGAGATTTGATCCGGGAAAAGGAGAGCAGGTGCGCGTGATTGCCGCTCTCGACAACGGGCAGAAGACTCTTCTCTTTGTCCGCGAGATGTAAGCGCGCCAAGGCAGCGCCTGCAGCGTTGTCTTAGGAATTCAGTCTGCGATAGTCGGCTGGATCGGAGCTTACAAGAGAAGCATACAAGACCTATCCGAGAAAGCAATATGCAATCCCACGACACTGTTGACCAACCTCGTGATCTCAGCCGGCCTGAACATTTCGGTCGTTTGATCCGTACCTGATCCAATGAGCGCAACCACGACCGATCCGGCTGTTAAAGAAGACCGCGAGTCTTCTGTTCTCACTTCTGGAACAGCCATCGTCTGCTATGTCGCCTTCGTGCGCATTGTTCTCTATTTCATCGCCGGGCCGAACTACGGATATTTTCGCGATGAACTCTACTACCTCGCATGCGGCGAACATCTTGCATGGGGATATGTCGACCAGCCCCCCTTGATCGCCGGAATCGCGTGGCTTCTCCAGCACACCATCGGCACATCGCTCTGGGCGTTAAGGCTCCCGTCCGCCCTTGCAGGCGTCGCGACTATCGTTCTTGCCGGTCGGCTTGCGCGCGAGTTGGGAGGTCGCCGCTGGGCAATGTTCCTGGCGTCGCTTGCGGCATTGATGGCCCCCGTCTCATTGGCTCTCTCGCACCTGTTTACCATGAATGCCTTCGACCCGCTGCTCTGGACCGTGATTGCCTTGCTCATCGTATTTGTGGCGAAAAGTGGTAATGAGCGTCTTTGGCTCGCGATTGGCGTCCTGTCGGGAATCACGATTCTCAACAAATACGCCGTTATTTTTTGGCTTTCAGGCGTAATCATCGGCCTTTGCCTTACGCCCCTTCGTCAGAGTCTGCGTCGTCGCTGGTTCTGGCTGGGCTGCGCTCTCGCCGCTGTCATCGCCCTACCCAACTTCCTGTGGCAATGGCAGCATCAGTTCCCGTTTCTTCAGTTGATGCACAACATTCGCGAGAGCGGCCGCGACATCGTGCTCTCTCCCCTACCCTACCTTCTGGCGCAGGCGCAGATGTTGGGTTTTGTCGCAGCTTTGCTTGTGCCGTTTGCCCTCATCTTCTTCTTTTCGCGCCAAGGACAGCGTTTCCGCGTTCTCGGATGGGCCTATCTCATCTTTCTCGCGGAAATGATGCTTCTCCACGGCAAGATGTACTACGTCGCGCCCGTCTATCCCATCATGTTCGCCGGCGGGGCGGTGTGGCTCGAATCGGTAACCAGCCACAAGCGTTGGATCTGGGCCAAGCCTGCTCTCGCTTTGGCCATCACCGCCATCAGCGGCATCTATGCGCCCACGATTCTGCCCATCCTCAGCGTTTCCCATTTTCTTGCCTACGAGCAGAGAATGGGCATCGAGCAGCAGAAGTTCGAGCACTCCCGCGAGGGAGTCTTGCCGCAGCTCTACGCGGACATGTTTGGCTGGGAAGGGATGACGCAACGGGTGGCTGCCTACTACCACACGCTCTCTCCTGAAGACCAGCAGAAAACAGCGATCTTCGCGAACAACTACGGCGAAGCCGGAGCCATCGATTTCTTCGGGCCGAAGTACGGCCTTCCCAAAGCCATCGGTGGACATCAGAACTACTGGATCTGGGGTCCGCGTCAGTACACCGGCGAGAGCCTCATCGTCCTGGGCGAGGGCGACGAGAGCAATATGCAGAACGACTGCGCCAGCTACTCGGTCATCGGCGACACGAAAGACCCGCTCTCACGCCCGGACGAATGGCTGCCGATCTATCACTGCCGCGGTTTCAAGTGGAACCTGCAAACATTCTGGCCAGAGCTCAAACGCTGGAGATGAGTCGCCACTCGCAGTCCTGAAAGACACAACCGTCGCGGTACGCACAGAAATTCAGGTGGATTCCTTTTCCCAAATTGGAATCCCAGCTCAGAGATAATTTATTCGTTCCAACAACTACTGGCGTACTATTTCGACTCAGTCAGATAAAATAGAAATAGGACGCTTGCCTCAAGAGACCAGCTAACTCGCTGATTCCAAAGAAACCACGCCAAAGAACACCTCGTAACTAGCTGAAACAAGGGAATTTAGCGCAAAAACATATCTAAGTATATGAAAACAGCTAATTTACGAATTAGTAGGGGGGACTCAGGGTTAATCTACCAGGGCAATGTCACCTGAGTGTCAGAGCGAGCGAATAGCGAGCGCCGCTTCACGCGATGGCAATGGTTACACTGGAAACATGAAGACCACCCTCCAGACTGGCTCCGCAGCCGCCATCGAAACCGAACTCCTCGTCGTCTTTACGACTGACGCAGCCACCGGCAAGGACGCCAAGCCCGAAATCTCGCTCCTGGCAGATGAAGAAGCCATCCAGAAAGCCGCCGCCAATGTCTTGACAACAGGCGAATTCGCCAGCGGCGGCAACGAAGCCATCCTGCTGCATGCGCCCGCAGGCCTCAAAGCCAGGCGACTGCTCCTCGTCGGACTCGGCAAGTCCGCAAAATGTACCGTCCATGACGTCCGTAAGGCCGCAGGAACGGCCGTTCGCTTCGCCAAGCCCCGCAAGCTGCGCGAGCTGACCGTCCTGCTCCCCACCACCTTCAACGCAGCCGCAACCGCCCGCGCCGCCGCCGAGGGAGCAATCCTCGCCGACTTCGACCCGGACACCTACCGTAGCGACCGCAAAGACCAGAGCATCCAGTCACTCACCGTACTCACTCCGGCCAGCCTCGACCCGAAGGCCGCCGAAGCCGGCTTCAACGAAGGCGTCATCATCGCCGAATCGCAGAACTTCACCCGCACCCTGGTCAACGAGCCGGGAAACCGCATGACCCCGACCATCCTCGGCCAGAGGGCAGCCGAAATGGCACAGGAAGTCGGCCTCAAATGCGACGTTTTCGGCATGGAAAAGCTCCACGAACTCAAGATGGGCGCTTTCATCGGCGTCGCCCAAGGCTCCGAAGAACCGCCAGCGCTGATCGTGATCCGCTACGAGCCTGCCAATGCCCCTGCTGACGGCCCCGTCATCGGCCTCGTCGGCAAAGGCATCACTTTCGACACCGGAGGCATCTCCATCAAGCCCTCCGACAACATGGAGAAGATGAAGTACGACATGGCCGGAGGCGCGGCCATGATCGGAGCCATGCGCGCCATCGCCCAGCTCAAGCCGGCGGTCAGCGTCATTGCCATCGTCTGCGCCACCGAGAACATGCCTTCCGGCAGCGCCTACAAGCCTGGGGATGTGCTCACGGCCATGTCCGGCAAGACCATCGACGTGATCAATACGGACGCTGAAGGCCGCCTCGTTCTCGCCGACGGTCTCGCCTATGCAA
This genomic window contains:
- a CDS encoding ArnT family glycosyltransferase; translated protein: MSATTTDPAVKEDRESSVLTSGTAIVCYVAFVRIVLYFIAGPNYGYFRDELYYLACGEHLAWGYVDQPPLIAGIAWLLQHTIGTSLWALRLPSALAGVATIVLAGRLARELGGRRWAMFLASLAALMAPVSLALSHLFTMNAFDPLLWTVIALLIVFVAKSGNERLWLAIGVLSGITILNKYAVIFWLSGVIIGLCLTPLRQSLRRRWFWLGCALAAVIALPNFLWQWQHQFPFLQLMHNIRESGRDIVLSPLPYLLAQAQMLGFVAALLVPFALIFFFSRQGQRFRVLGWAYLIFLAEMMLLHGKMYYVAPVYPIMFAGGAVWLESVTSHKRWIWAKPALALAITAISGIYAPTILPILSVSHFLAYEQRMGIEQQKFEHSREGVLPQLYADMFGWEGMTQRVAAYYHTLSPEDQQKTAIFANNYGEAGAIDFFGPKYGLPKAIGGHQNYWIWGPRQYTGESLIVLGEGDESNMQNDCASYSVIGDTKDPLSRPDEWLPIYHCRGFKWNLQTFWPELKRWR
- a CDS encoding leucyl aminopeptidase produces the protein MKTTLQTGSAAAIETELLVVFTTDAATGKDAKPEISLLADEEAIQKAAANVLTTGEFASGGNEAILLHAPAGLKARRLLLVGLGKSAKCTVHDVRKAAGTAVRFAKPRKLRELTVLLPTTFNAAATARAAAEGAILADFDPDTYRSDRKDQSIQSLTVLTPASLDPKAAEAGFNEGVIIAESQNFTRTLVNEPGNRMTPTILGQRAAEMAQEVGLKCDVFGMEKLHELKMGAFIGVAQGSEEPPALIVIRYEPANAPADGPVIGLVGKGITFDTGGISIKPSDNMEKMKYDMAGGAAMIGAMRAIAQLKPAVSVIAIVCATENMPSGSAYKPGDVLTAMSGKTIDVINTDAEGRLVLADGLAYARQLGATHLINAATLTGAVAVALGQINAGVFSNDEDAFQHFTDGLTKSGERFWRLPLDDDYREQIRSDIADIKNTGGRYGGAITAAMFLKEFAEDTPWIHLDIASMAWQDDAKPWTAKGPTGVAVRSIVEWVRSYAK